The genomic DNA CGGCTGTGCCGCTGAAGTCGCACCTGGTCGACGACCGGATCGCCGTGATCGGCGTCCCTGGCGCACCCTTTGGATCATCGATGCATGTCGTGACCGCGGATCGGGTCGTTGTGCGCAACATCAGCCTCTACCTCGATGAGCTACAGCAGACGAGTATGCCTGTCTTGACGCCTGACCGGCGGGCGCCGTTGCGGCCGACGGTGCGTCAGCTGCGGATTCTGCACCTGATGACGTACGGCCTGACCGACGAGAAGATCGCATCCGAGCTCACGGTCACCAGCCGTACGGTCCGCAACGACGTCAACGCGTTGTACACGATGTTCGACGTGCACAGCCGGTTCGAGCTGGGCGTCGCGTACACCCGCTGGATGGCCGGCCACTGAGACCGAGAACGGCAGAAGGTTCGAGCGCCATGACGCCCGAACCTTCTGCCGTTGGGACCGGACCGGAAGGCTAGGCCTTGCCGGTGGAGGGCTCCACGTCGTCGTACGGGTCGGGGTCGTACTGCTGGACCCGCGGGTCGTCGGAGTCGACGAAGTAGTCGGCCTTGCGCGTCTCGTCGACACCCTCGGGTGCCTTCACCGCGCGCAGGACGAACGTCAGCAGCACCGACACGAGCACGTTGATGACGAACGCCGTGAGCGCGATGTAGCCGAGCTTGCCGATGGTCGGGATTGTGTCGAGCGAGCCACCGAAGTGCTTGGTCGCAGGACTCTTGACGCCGTACGCCGTCACCGTGCCGTAGACCATCGCGACCGCCCAGCCGGCGAGCAGCGCCCACCGGTGCAGCCACCGTGTGTAGAGGCCGATGACGATCGCCGGGAACGTCTGCAGGATCCAGATGCCGCCGAGCAGCTGGAAGTTGATCGCGTTCTGCTTGTCCATCGTGAACACGAACAGCAGCGCGAACAGCTTGACCACCAGTGATGTCACCTTGGAGACCTTGGCCTCCTCGGCGACGGTCGCGTTGGGTCGCAGCCACTCCTTGTAGATGTTGCGCGTGAAGGTGTTGGCCGCCGCGATCGACATGATCGCCGCAGGCACGAGGGCGCCCACCGCGATCGCCGCGAACGCGATTCCGGTGAACCAGTCGGGGAACTGGTCCTCGAACAGCTGCGGAACCACCAGCTGGGCGTTGGGCTTGCCGTCCAGGCCGATTGGCTTGGTGCCGGCCGCGATCGCGACCCAGCCGAGCAGCGCCAGCAGCGCCAGCACGAACGAGTACGCCGGCAGGATCGACGCGTTGCGCCGGATCGTCTTGCGGCTCTTGGACGAGAGCACCGCGGTGATCGAGTGCGGGTACATGAACAGCGCCATCGCCGACCCGAACGCGAGCGTGACGTACGCCCACTGCGCCTTCGGCCCGACCGTCTCGGCGAACGGGGCGCCGGGCCCGTAGCCGGGCTTCGACGGCGGCACGGGCGCCGAGGTCTTGTCGTGCACGGCGTCGAAGATGTGGCTCCACCCGCCGACCTTGGCGGGCAGGTAGATGATCGCGACGATGATCACCAGGTAGATCAGGATGTCCTTGACGAACGCGATGATCGCCGGCGCACGCAGACCGCTGGAGTAGGTGTACGCGGCGAGGACGCCGAAGGCGATCAGCAGCGGCAGGTCCTTGGCCAACCAGTTGCCGCTGCCACCGATGCCGGCGACCTCCAGGACCGCCTGGATGCCGACCAGCTGCAGTGCGATGTAGGGCATCAGCGCGACGAAGCCGGTGACCGAGATCGCGAGCGACAGCGACCGTGAGCCGTAGCGGCCGCGGACGAAGTCGGCCGACGTGACGTAGCCGTGGCGGTGGCTGATCGACCACAGCCGCGACATGAAGAAGAAGATGATCGGGTAGGCGACGATCGTGTACGGCACTGCGAAGAACCCGGCCACTGCGCCGGCGCTGAACATCGCAGCGGGGACGGCGACGAAGGTGTACGCCGTGTAGAGGTCACCGCCGAGCAGGAACCACGTGATCCACGTGCCGAACGACCGACCGCCGAGGCCCCACTCGTCGAGGGACTCCATCGAGTCGGCCCGGCGCCAGCGCGCGGCCATGAAGCCCATCACCGTGACGATCAGGAACAGCACGATGAGCACGGTCAGGGCGACGCCGTTGACGCCGGTGCCCGGCGTGGACGGGTTGGCCTCGAAAGGCAGAAGTGCGTTCATCGGTCGTCACCCTCCTCGGCGTCGATGTGTGCCGACGTGCGCATCGGCACGTGCGGCCGCGCCTTCTGGACGACGACGTACGCGATCGACGTGCACGCCGCGCACAGGAACACCCACATGAGCTGGTACCAGATGAAGAAGGGGAAGCCCCACAGCTCGGGGTCCTTCTTGGCGTACCAGCCGACGGGGACCAGCGCGAGCATGGGGATGAGCAGCAAGATGCCCGCGAGCCAGAGCAGTCCGGTGTTGGCCGGTGGAGCCTGGTCGGGGTTCTCGTGATCAGTCACGAAAAGAACCTCCAGTGATGCCCGGAACGAGAAACATCCGAACGCTACCGGTCGTGACGCCGGTCACAGTGTTACTCGTCGGTGTTGCTCGGCAACGATCCGGACACGCGAACGGGCCCGCTCCGGCAAGGAGCGGGCCCGTCGACGTGAGACCGAGGTCAGGCCTTCTTGGTCTCGGCGAAGATCGTGGCGATCTCGTCGATCTTGCCGAGCAGCTCGTCGGCCGTCGCGACGTCCCAGCTGGCCTTGGTGCCACCGGCGCCCGCGAGCTTGGTGGCCTCGTTGACGAGGGTGTGCAGCTGCGGGTACTTCTCGAAGTGCGGCGGCTTGAAGTAGTCCGTCCACAGCACCCACAGGTGCTCCTTGACGAGCTGGCTGCGCTGCTCCTTGATGATGGCGGCGCGCGTCTTGAAGTCCTGGTCGTCCGGCTTCTCGGCGACCTTCTGCAGGATCGCCTTGATGGACTCGGCCTCGATGCGAGCCTGGGCGGGGTCGTAGACGCCGCACGGGAGGTCGCAGTGCGCGCTGACCTCGATGGTGGGGGCGAACAAGCGCTTGAGCATGGCTGTGAATCCCTTCGCACGTGGATGGCCGTTCATCGGCAACGTACCCCGCCCGGCGGCACCGCGAAACGGTCGGCCCTGCAGATGCGACCACGTCGCATCTGCAGGGCCCTCAACGCATTTCAGCCCGTACGCCGGTGCGGCAGCCGGGTGACGACGCGGGCTCGTACGGCGCTCTCGGGCAGCGCGCCCACGGTCCAGGAGTCAACGCCCTCGGCGGGGTTGTCGCACTCGACCCACCAGCCGTCGCCGTCACGCCGCGTGACCCGTTTGACCGCGACCGGCCGCGGCCCGTCGGGGCCTGGCGGCAGGTCGACGACGTGCGCCCGGCCGCGGACGACGCGTGCGCCGTACAGGACGAGCAGCCGGTCGCCGTCGCGGTAGGTCGGCAGCATCGACCGGCCTCGGACGACGGCGATCCCGAGCTGCACGCGACTAGTCGGTCGGCTCGGCGTGCAGCGGGTCCTCGATGACCTCGCGGCGGTGCTCCTCGTCGGCGTGCAGCCGCGACAGGAACGCGCGGGTGCGTTCGTGCTGCGGCCGGTCGATGACCTCCAAGGGCGGGCCGCTCTCGACGACGACGCCGGCGTCCATGAAGATCACGCGGTCGGCGACGCCCCGGGCGAACGACATCTCGTGGGTGACCACGATCATCGTCATGCCGTCCTGGGCGAGCTCGCGCATGACCGACAGCACCTCGCCGACGAGCTCCGGGTCGAGCGCCGAGGTCGGCTCGTCGAACAGCATCAGCTTGGGCTTCATCGCGAGCGCGCGGGCGATGGCGACGCGCTGCTGCTGACCGCCCGACAGCTGGGCGGGGTAGTGGTCGCAGCGGTCCTTCAGCCCGACCCGCTCGAGCAGCTCCAGGGCCGCTCCCTTGGCCTCGGCCTTGCCGATGCCCTTGACCTGGACGGGGCCCTCCATGACGTTCTCGAGCGCCGTCATGTGCGGGAACAGGTTGAACCGCTGGAACACCATGCCGATCTCACGACGCTGCGCAGCGATGCGCTTGTCGTGCAGCCGGTGCAGGCGACCGCCCTTGTCCTCGTAGCCCATGAGGTCGCCGTCGACCCAGATGCGGCCGCCGTCGATGTTCTCAAGCTGGTTGATGCAGCGCAGGAACGTCGTCTTGCCCGAACCGGATGGCCCGAGCAGGCACACGACCTCACCCTCACTGACGTCGAGGTCGATGCCCTTGAGCACCTCGTTGCCGTGAAAAGCCTTGGTGACGTTGAGTGCTCGCACCAGGGGTACGCCGCTTGCGGAGCCCTGTGCGTACGTCGAGTCGGTCGTCTCGGTCATCACTTACCTCCGCCGAGTCCGAGGAGTCGCGATCGCCCGGCGCCCGGCGCCGGGCGCGGTGGCGCCGAAGCCTCGGCCGAAGCGGCGCTCCAGGAAGTACTGCCCGATCATCAGGATCGTGCCGAGGATGAGGTACCAGATGCAGCCGGCGACGTAGGCGCCCATGATGCGGTACTGGGTGTTGGCGACCTGATCCACCTGGAACCACAGCTCCATGCTGATCGGGACCGCGAACATCAGCGAGGTGTCCTTGACCATGGCGATCGTCTCGTTGCCGGTGGGCGGGACGATCACGCGCATGGCTTGCGGGAGGACGACGCGTCGCATCGTCTTGCCGGGTGACATGCCGATCGCCTGGGCGGCCTCGGACTGGCCCTTGTCGACCGACATGATGCCCGCGCGGGCGATCTCGGCCATGTAGGCCGCCTCGGACAGGCCCAGGCCGATGATGCCGACCCAGATGCCCTTCGACAGGTCGTTGACGTCGAGTGACCCGATGGTCAGGTCGCTGGACAGCCCCAGCCAGCCGGCGAACTCCTTGCCGAAGGGCACACCGATGTCGAGCGTGGGGTAGAGGTAGGCCGCACCGGCGCCCAGCATCACCAGCAGGACGAGGCGGGGGACGGCCCGGAAGAACCAGGTGTAGACGAAGGCCACACCCTTGAGCACCGGGTTGTCCGACAGCCGCATGATCGCCAGCAGCACGCCGAGAACGACGCCGATCACCATCGCGCCGATGGTCGCGACGATCGTGCCCTTGACCAGACCCTCGAGGACCGGGTTGTACCGCATCACCTTGGGGACGAATTCCCAGTCCCACTTCTCGTTGGTGACGAACGAGCTGATCATCATCGCGATCAGCACCGCGATGACCGCGAGCGCGACCCATCTCCAGGGGTGCCGGACCGGTCGGGCGTCGATCTTGCCCGGCCGCTCCGTGTCCGGCGTCGCCGGACCCGGCGTACCTGCCGCTGCGTCGGCGGGGGAGGACATCAGGGGTTGACCGCGAAGTTGCTGATGGCGCCGCCCTCGGTCTTCCACTTCTTCAGGATCGCGTCATAGGTGCCGTCGGCCTTGATCGCCTTGAGCGCATCGACCAGGACACCGGCGAACGCCGTCTGGCCCTTCGGCAGTGCGAAGCCGTAGGGGGCGCTGTCGTAGTTGTCGCCCAGCAGCTCGAC from Luteipulveratus halotolerans includes the following:
- the sodN gene encoding superoxide dismutase, Ni, whose translation is MLKRLFAPTIEVSAHCDLPCGVYDPAQARIEAESIKAILQKVAEKPDDQDFKTRAAIIKEQRSQLVKEHLWVLWTDYFKPPHFEKYPQLHTLVNEATKLAGAGGTKASWDVATADELLGKIDEIATIFAETKKA
- the mctP gene encoding monocarboxylate uptake permease MctP yields the protein MNALLPFEANPSTPGTGVNGVALTVLIVLFLIVTVMGFMAARWRRADSMESLDEWGLGGRSFGTWITWFLLGGDLYTAYTFVAVPAAMFSAGAVAGFFAVPYTIVAYPIIFFFMSRLWSISHRHGYVTSADFVRGRYGSRSLSLAISVTGFVALMPYIALQLVGIQAVLEVAGIGGSGNWLAKDLPLLIAFGVLAAYTYSSGLRAPAIIAFVKDILIYLVIIVAIIYLPAKVGGWSHIFDAVHDKTSAPVPPSKPGYGPGAPFAETVGPKAQWAYVTLAFGSAMALFMYPHSITAVLSSKSRKTIRRNASILPAYSFVLALLALLGWVAIAAGTKPIGLDGKPNAQLVVPQLFEDQFPDWFTGIAFAAIAVGALVPAAIMSIAAANTFTRNIYKEWLRPNATVAEEAKVSKVTSLVVKLFALLFVFTMDKQNAINFQLLGGIWILQTFPAIVIGLYTRWLHRWALLAGWAVAMVYGTVTAYGVKSPATKHFGGSLDTIPTIGKLGYIALTAFVINVLVSVLLTFVLRAVKAPEGVDETRKADYFVDSDDPRVQQYDPDPYDDVEPSTGKA
- a CDS encoding amino acid ABC transporter ATP-binding protein, whose protein sequence is MTETTDSTYAQGSASGVPLVRALNVTKAFHGNEVLKGIDLDVSEGEVVCLLGPSGSGKTTFLRCINQLENIDGGRIWVDGDLMGYEDKGGRLHRLHDKRIAAQRREIGMVFQRFNLFPHMTALENVMEGPVQVKGIGKAEAKGAALELLERVGLKDRCDHYPAQLSGGQQQRVAIARALAMKPKLMLFDEPTSALDPELVGEVLSVMRELAQDGMTMIVVTHEMSFARGVADRVIFMDAGVVVESGPPLEVIDRPQHERTRAFLSRLHADEEHRREVIEDPLHAEPTD
- a CDS encoding amino acid ABC transporter permease; protein product: MSSPADAAAGTPGPATPDTERPGKIDARPVRHPWRWVALAVIAVLIAMMISSFVTNEKWDWEFVPKVMRYNPVLEGLVKGTIVATIGAMVIGVVLGVLLAIMRLSDNPVLKGVAFVYTWFFRAVPRLVLLVMLGAGAAYLYPTLDIGVPFGKEFAGWLGLSSDLTIGSLDVNDLSKGIWVGIIGLGLSEAAYMAEIARAGIMSVDKGQSEAAQAIGMSPGKTMRRVVLPQAMRVIVPPTGNETIAMVKDTSLMFAVPISMELWFQVDQVANTQYRIMGAYVAGCIWYLILGTILMIGQYFLERRFGRGFGATAPGAGRRAIATPRTRRR
- a CDS encoding helix-turn-helix transcriptional regulator, encoding MTAQPVELLREMSSRALAMGDVEGMWPAAWFGQRAGIEDAPAVEAVWLDYGELRDGMESLEPSCSTTIRGCADVAVLTNDDRGRAAHHRSASRGVRASNIRRTISPDVLCEAGCPCQRTGGGFAGDHPAVPLKSHLVDDRIAVIGVPGAPFGSSMHVVTADRVVVRNISLYLDELQQTSMPVLTPDRRAPLRPTVRQLRILHLMTYGLTDEKIASELTVTSRTVRNDVNALYTMFDVHSRFELGVAYTRWMAGH
- a CDS encoding S24 family peptidase, giving the protein MQLGIAVVRGRSMLPTYRDGDRLLVLYGARVVRGRAHVVDLPPGPDGPRPVAVKRVTRRDGDGWWVECDNPAEGVDSWTVGALPESAVRARVVTRLPHRRTG
- a CDS encoding DUF3311 domain-containing protein, translating into MTDHENPDQAPPANTGLLWLAGILLLIPMLALVPVGWYAKKDPELWGFPFFIWYQLMWVFLCAACTSIAYVVVQKARPHVPMRTSAHIDAEEGDDR